The following proteins come from a genomic window of Planctomycetota bacterium:
- a CDS encoding DUF1570 domain-containing protein, giving the protein MVAGVFDKGQGFEGQGVTPEGRGGVAGVVGADPDEAFISERKCEVARGVGGSGAGDEDDDAIELIGRVVVGDVHGPGERMLRGVRAGREFAIAGGAHERVQIVAAHVDPVAIEDVTGQRRGQTIDRQFEGADLGGVGGAEHGADDAKAEHHQRRDARVAMTGSGRMCGLLKHGGYRNDRRLKPGLIRGEFQREYRPLTPGIAGFTRKQRGLSPAAALHWGMPMRWIMLVWTLMLATGPAIARADTAAQMAALAKEFPTGTYLRVSEHYLMVYDTAHPAADGRIDLLERMYAAFYSKMKAAGFAPQPIGERMVSVLFKDHAAYLQYGQAVDGDDMSGASGYYSPRTNRIAMFNNADNPQFAQLKAQMAALQSQIAEAERRATAAGEAGDTTLAQHLRTARAGAIEKLTAAQNQYQAIAGLNNIAQTLHEATHQLAFNSGIQSRFVLNPFWLSEGLATNFETMNPAVPFGPDEDNRVRRVALSAARRRGHIEPLRAFIALVQPGQIDDEKRTELYGQAWGLFHFLYQTRRDALRSYMRTLASGGAAGKDMIGAFEAAFGSINEVEQDWRRFVRSLD; this is encoded by the coding sequence ATGGTAGCCGGCGTTTTTGATAAGGGTCAGGGCTTCGAGGGCCAGGGCGTGACGCCAGAGGGGCGGGGCGGCGTCGCCGGCGTCGTCGGGGCTGATCCAGATGAGGCGTTTATCAGCGAGCGGAAGTGCGAAGTTGCGCGGGGGGTCGGCGGAAGCGGTGCTGGTGACGAAGACGACGACGCCATAGAGCTGATCGGGCGTGTAGTCGTCGGGGACGTGCACGGACCAGGTGAGCGGATGCTGCGGGGCGTGCGTGCCGGGCGGGAGTTTGCCATCGCCGGCGGGGCTCATGAGCGTGTCCAGATCGTCGCCGCGCACGTTGATCCCGTAGCGATCGAGGACGTGACCGGCCAGCGGCGCGGGCAGACGATCGACCGCCAGTTTGAAGGGGCCGACCTTGGGGGCGTCGGCGGCGCGGAGCATGGCGCTGATGACGCAAAGGCAGAGCATCATCAGCGGCGCGATGCGCGCGTGGCGATGACGGGCTCGGGGAGGATGTGCGGATTGTTGAAGCATGGCGGGTACCGGAATGATAGACGTTTGAAGCCCGGGCTTATTCGAGGCGAATTTCAAAGAGAGTATAGACCTCTCACGCCCGGCATCGCCGGATTTACGCGAAAACAACGTGGTTTATCACCGGCGGCGGCGCTACATTGGGGGATGCCGATGCGATGGATCATGTTGGTTTGGACCCTGATGCTCGCGACCGGGCCGGCGATCGCACGGGCGGACACGGCGGCGCAGATGGCGGCGCTGGCGAAGGAGTTTCCCACCGGCACGTACCTGCGCGTCAGCGAGCATTACCTGATGGTGTACGACACGGCGCACCCGGCGGCGGACGGACGCATTGATCTCCTTGAGCGGATGTACGCGGCGTTTTATTCAAAGATGAAGGCGGCGGGATTTGCGCCTCAGCCGATCGGGGAACGCATGGTCAGCGTGCTGTTCAAGGATCACGCGGCGTACCTTCAGTACGGGCAGGCGGTCGACGGCGACGACATGTCGGGCGCGAGCGGGTACTACTCGCCGCGCACCAACCGCATCGCCATGTTCAACAACGCCGACAACCCGCAGTTCGCCCAGCTCAAGGCGCAGATGGCGGCGCTTCAGTCGCAGATCGCCGAAGCGGAGCGACGGGCGACGGCGGCGGGCGAGGCGGGCGATACGACTCTGGCGCAGCATCTTCGCACCGCGCGAGCCGGGGCGATCGAAAAGCTCACGGCGGCGCAGAATCAGTATCAGGCCATCGCCGGGCTCAACAATATCGCGCAGACGCTGCACGAAGCGACGCATCAACTGGCGTTCAACAGCGGGATCCAGTCGCGTTTTGTGCTCAATCCGTTCTGGCTGTCGGAGGGATTGGCGACGAATTTCGAGACGATGAACCCGGCCGTGCCGTTCGGGCCGGATGAGGACAATCGAGTGCGTCGTGTGGCGCTGAGCGCCGCCCGGCGGCGCGGTCACATCGAGCCGCTGCGTGCGTTCATCGCGCTCGTGCAGCCCGGTCAGATCGATGACGAGAAGCGCACCGAGCTTTACGGGCAGGCATGGGGCCTGTTTCATTTTCTGTATCAGACCCGACGGGACGCGCTGCGGAGTTACATGCGGACGCTGGCGAGCGGCGGCGCGGCGGGGAAGGACATGATCGGCGCGTTCGAGGCGGCGTTCGGGTCGATCAATGAAGTGGAGCAGGACTGGCGGCGGTTCGTCAGGTCGCTGGACTGA
- a CDS encoding MoaD family protein: MPVTVLIPTPLRKLTNEQETVSAEGETVAAVIASLQAEFPGLKERLCDEKGALRRFVNVFLNGEDIRFADGPRTAVKDGDELSIIPAIAGG; encoded by the coding sequence ATGCCGGTAACCGTTCTGATCCCCACCCCGCTGCGCAAGCTCACCAATGAGCAGGAGACGGTCAGCGCCGAAGGCGAGACCGTGGCGGCGGTCATCGCGTCGCTTCAAGCCGAGTTCCCTGGTCTCAAGGAGCGTCTTTGCGACGAGAAGGGCGCGCTGCGCCGCTTCGTCAACGTCTTCCTTAACGGGGAGGACATCCGTTTCGCCGACGGACCGCGGACCGCGGTCAAGGACGGCGACGAGCTTTCGATCATCCCGGCCATCGCCGGCGGCTGA
- a CDS encoding phosphoadenylyl-sulfate reductase: MAIVEYTTEAQQAQARLAEAAQRLDAAPPQDILRWAVENYRGAISLACSFGMQSVAIIDMLAQGNWLKDVEVFYLDTGVLFAETHQTRLKIQQRYGFRAIRVSSDMSWEEQQQKFGGHLYERGVEGVNQCCEIRKNEPTRRYLTGKKAWITGMRRAHSSNRSRVGVVGWDAKHELVKINPVAAIDDATIWGYIKANNVPYNPLYDQGYPSIGCNTPVCTRPVAPGEDPRAGRWAGMSKTECGIHLDGQQIKSLDGSQL, encoded by the coding sequence ATGGCTATCGTGGAATACACCACCGAAGCTCAACAAGCGCAGGCCCGGCTGGCCGAGGCGGCACAGCGGCTCGACGCCGCCCCGCCGCAGGACATTCTGCGCTGGGCCGTCGAAAACTATCGCGGCGCCATCTCCCTGGCGTGCAGCTTCGGCATGCAGTCCGTCGCCATCATCGACATGCTCGCGCAAGGCAACTGGCTCAAGGACGTCGAAGTCTTCTACCTCGACACCGGCGTCCTCTTCGCCGAGACGCATCAGACCCGGCTCAAAATCCAGCAACGCTACGGCTTCCGCGCCATCCGCGTCTCGTCGGACATGAGCTGGGAGGAACAGCAGCAGAAATTCGGCGGCCACCTCTACGAGCGCGGCGTCGAAGGCGTCAACCAGTGCTGCGAAATCCGCAAGAACGAGCCGACACGCCGCTACCTCACCGGCAAAAAAGCATGGATCACCGGCATGCGCCGCGCCCATTCGTCCAACCGCTCGCGCGTCGGCGTCGTCGGATGGGACGCCAAGCATGAACTGGTCAAGATCAACCCCGTCGCCGCCATCGACGACGCCACCATCTGGGGCTACATCAAGGCCAACAACGTCCCCTACAACCCGCTCTACGATCAGGGCTACCCGTCCATCGGCTGCAACACCCCCGTCTGCACCCGCCCCGTCGCCCCCGGCGAAGACCCCCGCGCCGGCCGCTGGGCCGGCATGAGCAAAACCGAGTGCGGCATCCACCTCGACGGCCAACAAATCAAATCCCTCGACGGGTCACAACTCTAA
- the moeB gene encoding molybdopterin-synthase adenylyltransferase MoeB, translating into MPVTVMIPTALRTYADGHDSVDIAGATVGDVLAKLAQKFPNLRPHLFSDAGELRNFVNVFVNDDNIRDKQQTRTSVKDGDELAIVPAVAGGADVEAAPVSLNADEIKRYSRHLILPEVGMDGQKKLKAASILLIGTGGLGAPLGMYLAAAGVGRLGLVDFDVVDFSNLQRQVIHGTSNVGQPKIKSAEARIRDINPHVQLDLYEEPFTSENAFRIAENYDIIIDGTDNFPTRYLVNDVSVMLGKPNVYGAIFRFDGQASVFGYADGPCYRCLYPEPPEPGLVPSCAEGGVLGVLPGIVGLIQATEAIKIILGQGKTLSGRLLMFDALGMKFREMKIRKDPACPVCGENPTITELIDYKEFCGMPQEEKSVEKEAQMQKQSDWDISVQDLKKLRDSGAKFTLIDVREPHEYDICHLGGKLIPLGTLNAKIGELKKDDHIVVHCRSGGRSAKAVNAMRAAGFKNVWNVNGGILAWSDQVDPNVPKY; encoded by the coding sequence ATGCCCGTGACCGTGATGATTCCCACCGCCCTGCGCACCTACGCCGACGGGCACGACAGCGTCGACATCGCCGGCGCGACCGTCGGCGACGTGCTCGCCAAGCTCGCGCAGAAATTCCCCAACCTCCGCCCGCATCTGTTCTCCGACGCCGGCGAGCTGCGCAACTTCGTCAACGTGTTCGTCAATGATGACAACATCCGCGACAAGCAGCAGACCAGGACGAGCGTCAAAGACGGCGACGAACTGGCGATCGTGCCCGCCGTCGCCGGCGGAGCGGATGTTGAGGCGGCGCCCGTGTCGCTCAACGCCGACGAGATCAAGCGGTACAGCCGGCACCTGATCCTGCCGGAAGTGGGCATGGATGGGCAGAAGAAGCTCAAGGCCGCGAGCATCCTGCTCATCGGCACCGGCGGGCTGGGCGCGCCGCTGGGCATGTACCTCGCCGCCGCCGGGGTCGGACGCCTCGGCCTCGTTGACTTCGACGTCGTCGATTTCTCCAACCTACAGCGGCAGGTGATTCACGGCACGTCCAACGTGGGCCAGCCCAAGATCAAATCCGCCGAAGCCCGCATCCGCGACATCAATCCGCACGTGCAGCTCGACCTCTACGAAGAGCCCTTCACGAGCGAAAACGCCTTTCGCATCGCTGAAAACTACGACATCATCATCGACGGAACCGACAACTTCCCGACACGCTATCTCGTCAATGACGTGTCCGTCATGCTGGGCAAGCCCAATGTGTATGGCGCGATCTTCCGCTTCGACGGACAGGCGAGCGTGTTCGGTTATGCCGACGGGCCGTGCTACCGCTGCCTGTACCCCGAGCCGCCGGAGCCGGGGCTGGTCCCGAGCTGCGCCGAAGGCGGCGTGCTGGGCGTGCTGCCGGGCATCGTCGGTCTGATTCAGGCCACCGAAGCGATCAAGATCATTCTCGGTCAGGGCAAGACGCTGTCCGGCCGACTGCTCATGTTCGACGCGCTGGGCATGAAGTTCCGCGAGATGAAAATCCGCAAGGACCCCGCCTGCCCTGTCTGCGGCGAGAACCCCACCATCACCGAACTGATCGACTACAAGGAATTCTGCGGCATGCCGCAGGAGGAAAAGAGCGTCGAGAAGGAAGCACAGATGCAAAAGCAAAGCGATTGGGACATTTCCGTGCAGGACCTCAAGAAGCTGCGCGACTCGGGCGCGAAGTTCACGCTCATCGACGTCCGCGAGCCGCACGAGTACGACATCTGCCACCTCGGCGGCAAGCTCATCCCGCTCGGGACGCTCAACGCCAAGATCGGCGAACTCAAGAAGGACGACCACATCGTCGTGCACTGCCGCTCCGGCGGCCGCTCGGCCAAGGCCGTCAACGCCATGCGCGCCGCCGGCTTCAAGAACGTCTGGAACGTCAACGGCGGCATCCTCGCCTGGAGCGACCAGGTCGACCCGAACGTGCCCAAGTATTGA
- a CDS encoding pyridoxal-phosphate dependent enzyme, whose product MTKAAAQLEAGPIAIDAARAGGVLGAVGNTPLFELKRIGAEVAPVRIFAKAEWFNPGGSVKDRPALNMLLDGERRGALNKNKTILDATSGNTGIAYAMFGAAMGYRVKLCLPSIAGKLHKRILRAYGAEIVETPGAEASDGAIREAIRLYESDPDAYFYPDQYNNDANWLAHYHGTGVEIWNQTRGEVTHFVAGLGTSGTFTGITRRLKDYSPSIKCISVQPDTPLHALEGWKHMPTSIKPGFYDPSLADENREVRTEDAQVMIRRLAAEEGLLVSASAAAAVHSALQVAKEIERGTVVTVMADNASKYLDHLNI is encoded by the coding sequence ATGACCAAAGCCGCCGCCCAACTTGAAGCCGGACCGATCGCGATCGACGCGGCGCGCGCGGGCGGCGTGCTGGGCGCGGTGGGCAACACGCCGCTGTTCGAGCTGAAGCGCATCGGCGCCGAGGTCGCGCCGGTGCGGATCTTCGCCAAGGCCGAGTGGTTCAACCCCGGCGGGTCGGTGAAGGATCGGCCCGCATTGAACATGCTCCTCGACGGCGAACGCCGCGGCGCGCTCAACAAGAACAAGACGATCCTCGACGCCACCAGCGGCAACACCGGCATCGCCTACGCCATGTTCGGCGCGGCAATGGGCTATCGCGTCAAGCTTTGTTTACCGTCGATCGCCGGCAAACTGCACAAGCGGATTCTGCGGGCCTACGGCGCCGAGATTGTCGAAACGCCCGGGGCCGAAGCGTCCGACGGCGCGATTCGCGAGGCGATCCGCCTCTACGAATCCGACCCCGACGCCTACTTCTACCCCGATCAGTACAACAACGACGCCAACTGGCTCGCGCATTATCACGGGACGGGTGTGGAAATCTGGAACCAGACACGCGGGGAAGTCACGCACTTCGTCGCGGGCCTCGGCACCAGCGGGACCTTCACCGGCATCACCCGCCGGCTCAAAGACTATTCGCCGTCCATCAAGTGCATCAGCGTGCAGCCGGACACGCCGCTGCATGCGCTCGAAGGATGGAAGCATATGCCCACGTCGATCAAGCCGGGCTTTTACGATCCGTCGCTCGCCGATGAAAATCGCGAAGTGCGGACCGAGGACGCGCAGGTCATGATCCGTCGCCTCGCCGCCGAGGAAGGTCTGCTTGTCAGCGCCAGCGCCGCCGCGGCGGTGCACAGCGCGCTTCAGGTCGCCAAGGAGATCGAGCGCGGCACAGTGGTAACCGTCATGGCGGACAATGCGTCCAAGTATCTGGATCATTTGAATATTTGA
- a CDS encoding peroxiredoxin codes for MSLQLGDIAPDFTAQSTAGPIEFHKWLGDGWGILFSHPKDYTPVCTTELGTMSKLTGEFTKRNTKVLAVSVDPLDSHAGWVNDINEVCDTKVEYPLLADPDRKVANLYGMIHPNASDTLTVRSVFIIGPDKKVKLMLTYPASTGRNFDEILRVLDSLQLTAKHKLATPANWKQGEDAIIVPAVSNDEAAKLFPKGFRQVKPYLRFTQTP; via the coding sequence ATGTCCCTCCAACTCGGCGACATCGCACCTGATTTCACCGCTCAATCCACCGCCGGCCCGATCGAGTTTCACAAGTGGCTCGGCGACGGATGGGGCATTCTCTTTTCGCACCCCAAGGACTACACGCCTGTCTGCACCACTGAGCTGGGCACGATGTCCAAACTGACCGGCGAATTCACCAAGCGCAACACGAAGGTGCTTGCCGTCAGCGTCGATCCGCTCGACTCGCACGCCGGCTGGGTCAATGACATCAATGAAGTCTGCGACACGAAAGTCGAATACCCGCTGCTGGCGGACCCGGATCGCAAGGTGGCGAATCTGTACGGCATGATTCACCCCAACGCGAGCGACACACTGACCGTGCGCAGCGTGTTCATCATCGGGCCCGACAAGAAGGTCAAGCTCATGCTGACCTACCCGGCGTCGACCGGCCGGAACTTTGACGAAATCCTCCGTGTGCTCGACTCGCTTCAGCTCACCGCCAAACATAAGCTGGCGACCCCCGCGAACTGGAAGCAAGGCGAGGACGCCATCATCGTCCCCGCCGTGTCCAACGACGAGGCGGCGAAGCTCTTTCCCAAGGGTTTCCGGCAGGTCAAACCGTATCTGCGCTTCACGCAGACGCCGTGA
- a CDS encoding nitrite/sulfite reductase, protein MLMSTATWKDALASKMPEKMAHEIDIFEAQMQLKKQGKIEDKVFAETRLRRGAYGQRYDNGQRHDGEKTQKLNFPCGDLTKGHETVWDAPGMQRIKIPYGGWTPEQMDVLAALAEEYSDGILHVTTRQDIQLHYVHIEDTPDLMRRLAAVGITTREACGNSVRNITGCPLAGVCKTEAFDFSPYAKAMMEFLLGHPDVQDFGRKFKPAFSGCEHEACGLVNMHDSGYITKIKDGKRGFAVYVGGGLGAVPHDAKLLSEFTPEEELLPQTQAIARVFARLGEKKNRNKARIKFLVAKLGIDEFRRLVEEERKTLPHDDRWTAYLANIDRAAEKPLKDAVKLSTSAASLPAGFEAWARTNTYAQRQAGYAVVTITLPLGDITADQTRALANIARKYCGDHSRTTVEQNLVLRWISEADLPAVYDELKAIGLAQPGASQIVDIVACPATDTCKLGIASSRGLGAELRSRLIAQRDTLADEIAKLHIKISGCFNSCGQHHVADLGFYGNSRKVGNYTVPHFQVVVGGQWDENAGTYGLAVGSVPSKAIPKVVELLTGEYVAHRKAEDTFRTYFDGLGKKAVRALIEPLMKVPDYTEDPSFYTDWGDPREFTIGDMGVGECAGEIVSVFSMEISKAESEAFDAQVALDEGDAKKADQMAYNAMIMAAQALVRVQYQDITNDPQQIVDEFRKRYFDTELFFDKYAKGKFAEMLFTRHESPKADPSMDDAHHTIEEAQLFIEACHACEMRLGAAPLGQVKV, encoded by the coding sequence ATGCTCATGAGCACAGCGACTTGGAAAGACGCCCTCGCCTCGAAAATGCCCGAGAAGATGGCCCACGAAATCGACATCTTCGAAGCCCAGATGCAGCTTAAAAAGCAGGGCAAGATCGAGGACAAGGTCTTCGCCGAAACGCGCCTGCGCCGCGGGGCCTACGGGCAGCGGTATGACAACGGGCAGCGCCACGACGGCGAAAAGACGCAGAAGCTCAACTTCCCCTGCGGCGATCTGACCAAGGGGCATGAAACGGTCTGGGACGCGCCGGGGATGCAGCGGATCAAGATTCCCTACGGCGGATGGACGCCGGAGCAGATGGACGTGCTGGCCGCGCTCGCCGAGGAATACTCCGACGGCATTCTGCACGTCACCACCCGCCAGGACATTCAGCTTCATTATGTCCACATCGAAGACACGCCCGACCTGATGCGCCGCCTCGCGGCCGTCGGCATCACGACGCGCGAGGCCTGCGGCAACAGCGTCCGCAACATCACCGGCTGCCCGCTCGCCGGCGTGTGCAAGACTGAAGCGTTCGACTTCTCGCCGTATGCCAAGGCGATGATGGAGTTCCTGCTCGGTCACCCGGACGTGCAGGACTTCGGCCGCAAGTTCAAGCCGGCGTTCTCGGGCTGCGAGCACGAAGCGTGCGGCCTCGTGAACATGCACGACTCGGGCTACATCACGAAAATCAAGGACGGCAAGCGCGGCTTCGCCGTCTACGTCGGCGGCGGGCTGGGCGCGGTGCCGCATGATGCGAAACTGCTCAGCGAGTTCACGCCCGAAGAGGAACTTCTGCCGCAGACGCAGGCGATCGCCCGCGTGTTCGCCCGTCTCGGTGAAAAGAAGAACCGCAACAAGGCGCGCATCAAATTCCTCGTCGCCAAGCTCGGCATCGATGAGTTCCGCCGACTTGTCGAGGAAGAACGCAAGACGCTGCCGCACGATGATCGGTGGACCGCTTACCTCGCGAACATCGACCGCGCCGCGGAAAAGCCCCTCAAGGATGCAGTCAAGTTGTCGACCTCGGCGGCGTCGCTGCCGGCGGGCTTTGAAGCTTGGGCCAGGACCAACACGTATGCTCAGCGTCAGGCCGGTTACGCCGTCGTGACCATCACGCTGCCCTTGGGCGACATCACTGCTGATCAGACCCGCGCTTTGGCGAATATCGCCCGCAAATACTGCGGCGATCACTCCCGCACGACCGTCGAGCAGAACCTCGTCCTCCGTTGGATCAGCGAAGCCGATCTGCCCGCGGTATACGACGAACTGAAGGCGATCGGGCTGGCGCAGCCGGGGGCGAGTCAGATTGTCGACATCGTCGCATGCCCGGCGACGGATACGTGCAAGCTGGGCATCGCCAGCTCGCGCGGCCTCGGGGCCGAGCTTCGCAGCCGGCTCATCGCCCAGCGCGACACGCTCGCCGACGAAATCGCCAAGCTGCATATCAAGATCAGCGGCTGCTTCAATAGCTGCGGCCAGCATCATGTGGCGGACCTGGGCTTTTATGGCAACAGCCGCAAGGTCGGCAATTACACGGTGCCGCATTTTCAGGTGGTCGTCGGCGGACAGTGGGACGAAAACGCCGGGACATACGGGCTCGCCGTCGGGTCCGTGCCGAGTAAGGCGATTCCCAAGGTCGTCGAACTGCTGACCGGCGAATACGTCGCGCACCGCAAGGCGGAGGACACGTTCCGCACATACTTCGACGGGCTGGGCAAGAAGGCGGTCCGCGCCCTGATCGAGCCCCTGATGAAAGTGCCCGACTACACGGAGGACCCGTCGTTCTACACCGACTGGGGCGACCCGCGCGAGTTCACGATCGGCGACATGGGCGTGGGCGAATGCGCCGGCGAAATCGTCAGCGTGTTCTCGATGGAAATCTCCAAGGCCGAGTCGGAGGCGTTCGATGCACAGGTCGCGCTCGATGAGGGCGACGCGAAGAAGGCGGATCAGATGGCGTACAACGCCATGATCATGGCGGCTCAGGCGCTGGTGCGCGTGCAGTATCAGGACATCACCAACGACCCGCAGCAGATCGTCGATGAGTTCCGCAAGCGGTACTTCGACACGGAGCTGTTCTTCGACAAGTACGCCAAGGGCAAGTTCGCCGAGATGCTTTTTACGCGTCACGAAAGCCCCAAGGCCGACCCCTCGATGGATGATGCGCATCACACGATTGAGGAAGCTCAGCTTTTCATCGAGGCGTGTCACGCCTGCGAGATGCGGCTCGGGGCCGCGCCGCTGGGGCAGGTCAAGGTGTAA
- a CDS encoding threonine synthase has product MTTQTSGFFKGLKCRECGKTYPADVRYVCEECFGPVEVDYDYDAIKKVLTRQLIESRGHNMWRYKELLPVDGEVTVGPDVGYTPLVKADRLAAALGVKTVYVKNDTVNYPTLSFKDRVVSVALTRAKEFGYETVGCASTGNLANSVAANAAAAGLKAFVIIPSDLEVGKIIGSLIYGAHVVGVDGTYDNVNRLCSEIAGRYNWAFVNVNMRPYYAEGSKTMGYEIAEQLGWELPDQVVSPMAGGSLICKLDKAFKELTKLGLVKGKPVKIYGAQAEGCAPIVNMVKDEADWIKPIRKPNTIVKSLAIGDPADGPYAAATMRQSGGWGENPNDKEVVAGIRLLAETTGIFAETAGGTTVAAAKRLIESGRIDRNGSLVLCITGNGLKTKEAVSGEFKAIDTIKPSLAEFDALLEKSNQTTQEEVPSCR; this is encoded by the coding sequence ATGACGACTCAGACCAGCGGCTTTTTCAAGGGACTCAAGTGTCGCGAATGCGGCAAGACCTACCCGGCGGATGTCCGCTACGTGTGCGAGGAATGCTTCGGTCCCGTCGAGGTCGATTACGACTACGACGCGATCAAGAAAGTGCTCACGCGGCAGCTCATCGAATCGCGCGGGCACAATATGTGGCGATACAAGGAACTGCTCCCGGTGGACGGCGAAGTGACGGTCGGCCCGGACGTGGGCTATACGCCGCTGGTCAAGGCCGATCGGCTCGCCGCGGCGCTGGGCGTCAAGACTGTCTACGTCAAGAATGACACCGTCAACTATCCCACGCTCAGCTTCAAGGACCGCGTCGTCTCCGTCGCGCTGACCCGCGCCAAGGAATTCGGCTACGAGACCGTCGGCTGCGCTTCGACGGGCAACCTCGCCAACTCCGTCGCCGCCAACGCCGCCGCCGCCGGGCTCAAGGCGTTCGTGATCATCCCCAGCGATCTGGAAGTCGGCAAGATCATCGGCTCGCTGATTTACGGGGCTCACGTCGTCGGCGTCGACGGCACGTATGACAATGTCAATCGTCTGTGCAGCGAGATCGCGGGGCGATACAACTGGGCGTTCGTGAATGTGAACATGCGGCCGTACTACGCCGAGGGGTCCAAGACGATGGGCTATGAGATCGCGGAGCAGCTCGGCTGGGAGCTGCCGGATCAGGTGGTCAGTCCGATGGCCGGCGGGTCGCTGATCTGCAAGCTCGACAAGGCGTTCAAGGAGCTGACGAAGCTCGGGCTCGTCAAGGGCAAGCCGGTGAAGATTTACGGGGCGCAGGCGGAAGGTTGTGCGCCGATCGTGAACATGGTCAAGGACGAAGCGGACTGGATCAAACCGATCCGCAAGCCCAATACGATCGTCAAGAGTCTGGCGATCGGCGACCCGGCGGATGGTCCGTACGCCGCGGCGACGATGCGTCAGTCGGGCGGATGGGGCGAGAATCCCAATGACAAGGAAGTCGTGGCGGGCATTCGCCTGCTGGCCGAGACGACGGGCATCTTCGCGGAAACCGCCGGCGGGACGACCGTCGCGGCAGCGAAGCGGCTCATCGAATCGGGCCGCATCGACCGTAACGGATCGCTCGTGTTGTGCATCACAGGCAACGGCCTGAAAACGAAGGAGGCCGTCAGCGGCGAGTTCAAGGCGATCGACACGATCAAGCCCTCGCTCGCCGAGTTCGACGCGCTCTTGGAAAAATCGAATCAGACCACTCAAGAGGAAGTCCCATCATGCCGGTAA